In one window of Tachypleus tridentatus isolate NWPU-2018 chromosome 2, ASM421037v1, whole genome shotgun sequence DNA:
- the LOC143244943 gene encoding uncharacterized protein LOC143244943 produces MKLSLEANELQFVYLWITLATVYLGCVTGKKSKDILARRSEVDIITQRPQTTNSSVVSMLMRSIKTENGTDALSKGSVDFQSTTIQDERLRIDVVALLKSFMKVIQTEIRDITPSNSRHTFNKRCHRSNKRRHIHRRQHGGKHRKRRRNKNRSHKPRSRRRLSSIGALFGLKSDSPAMVVTTTSHLQKDWCQTKPMRQEILENGCIPAEISNNFCYGQCNSFFIPKPGSDPKDDNSGAFRSCPFCKPRKVHWITVVLRCPSLTPPIRIKQVMRIEKCRCISYISQ; encoded by the coding sequence ATGAAACTTTCGTTGGAAGCCAATGAACTTCAATTTGTTTATCTCTGGATAACTTTAGCAACCGTGTATCTAGGATGCGTGACAGGAAAAAAATCCAAAGATATCCTGGCTCGAAGATCCGAGGTAGACATCATCACTCAACGACCCCAAACAACTAATAGTTCAGTCGTGTCGATGCTAATGAGAtcgattaaaacagaaaatggtacAGATGCTTTGTCCAAAGGGTCAGTTGATTTCCAGTCGACGACCATCCAGGACGAAAGACTGCGTATCGATGTGGTCGCGCTCTTAAAAAGCTTTATGAAAGTAATACAGACAGAGATCAGGGATATCACACCATCAAACTCACGTCACACATTTAACAAACGTTGTCACAGGAGTAATAAAAGGCGACATATACATCGCCGACAGCACGGCGGAAAACACcgaaaaagaagaagaaataaaaatcgcTCCCACAAACCTCGCAGTCGTCGTAGGTTGTCGTCAATTGGAGCGCTTTTTGGCCTAAAATCAGACTCGCCAGCAATGGTAGTCACAACAACCAGCCACTTACAAAAAGATTGGTGCCAAACAAAGCCCATGAGGCAAGAGATTTTGGAGAATGGTTGTATTCCCGCCGAAATATCGAACAATTTTTGCTACGGACaatgtaattcatttttcattCCCAAACCGGGAAGTGATCCAAAAGACGATAATTCAGGTGCATTCCGTTCGTGCCCCTTTTGCAAACCTCGGAAAGTGCATTGGATTACTGTAGTTCTAAGGTGTCCATCTTTAACGCCACCTATTCGCATCAAGCAAGTGATGCGAATAGAAAAATGTCGGTGTATTTCGTATATTTCTCAATGA